The stretch of DNA GTCAATCGTCAGATCATCGCGTTTCCTTCCGTCGTCGGGCAAAGCAAAGCCGAATTGATGAAAAAGCGCGTCGAGGAGATAAACCCCGAATGCAAGGTGACCGCGAAGAGCCTTTTCGTTACGGAGGAGAATCTCGCCTCTCTCGAAGAGCTTTGGCAAGCGGACGTCATCGTCGATGCGATTGACTCCGTCCCCTCGAAGATCGCTTTGATCCTTGAAGCGAAAAAGCGCGGCGTTTTCTCCGTCAGCGCGATGGGCGCGGCGAATCGAGAGGATATAACGGCGTTTCGTGCCGCGGATATCTCGGAAACGCATACTTGCCCGCTTGCGAAAAAGATCCGAAAGGCGCTTGCGGAAAAAGGCGTGACCGACGGCGTTCGCGTGGTCTTTTCCACGGAAAAAGCGAAGACTTTCGGCGGCGCGCTCGGTTCGAATTCCTTCACTCCCGCGGCGGCGGGGCTTCTCGCGGCTTCGGAAGCGATCAAAAAGATCATCCGCTGATCGCTTTTTTCCTCTAAAACGTTTCTTTTTTCGAAAAATATTGACTTAAACGGCGCGCGGAATTATAATATCAATTACTATGGATTACAATAAATATCTCAATAATAAGATCGTGGGGCTTAAACCCTCGGGAATCAGAAAATACTTCGACATTGCGGCGACGATGCCCGATTGCATTTCTCTCGGCGTCGGCGAGCCGAATTTCGTCACCCCGAAAGAGGGGATCGACGGCGGCGTCCGCAGCCTTCTTTCCGGACACACGCATTACACGTCCAACGGCGGCATTATGGAGCTCAGAGAGTTGATGAGCTACTATATCCATAAGAAGTACGCCTTGGAGTACGATCCCTCTTGCGAGATCCTGCCGACGATCGGCGTCTCCGAGGCGGTGGACATCACGATGCGCGCGCTGTTGAACCCCGGCGACGAAGTCTTGGTCTCCGATCCGTGCTACGTTTCTTATTATCCCGCCGTAACGATGGCGGGCGGCGTCCCCGTCGTCGTCGAGACCACGCAGGACACGAATTTCATTTTGACCCCCGAAGAACTCGAAAAAGCGATTACTCCCAAGACGAAAGTTTTGCTGATGTGTTATCCGAATAACCCGACCGGCGCAATCATGACGAGAAAAGATCTCGAAGCGATCGTCCCCGTCATTAAGAAGCACGATCTGATCGTCGTGACGGACGAAGTCTATTCCGAGCTGACCTACGGCGGCGTAAAGCATACGTCCATCGCCG from Clostridia bacterium encodes:
- a CDS encoding tRNA threonylcarbamoyladenosine dehydratase is translated as MENYTDRLEILYGAEAVRKLKASKVAVVGVGGVGGYAAEAVARAFVGEILLIDADVVQPSNVNRQIIAFPSVVGQSKAELMKKRVEEINPECKVTAKSLFVTEENLASLEELWQADVIVDAIDSVPSKIALILEAKKRGVFSVSAMGAANREDITAFRAADISETHTCPLAKKIRKALAEKGVTDGVRVVFSTEKAKTFGGALGSNSFTPAAAGLLAASEAIKKIIR
- a CDS encoding aminotransferase class I/II-fold pyridoxal phosphate-dependent enzyme — translated: MDYNKYLNNKIVGLKPSGIRKYFDIAATMPDCISLGVGEPNFVTPKEGIDGGVRSLLSGHTHYTSNGGIMELRELMSYYIHKKYALEYDPSCEILPTIGVSEAVDITMRALLNPGDEVLVSDPCYVSYYPAVTMAGGVPVVVETTQDTNFILTPEELEKAITPKTKVLLMCYPNNPTGAIMTRKDLEAIVPVIKKHDLIVVTDEVYSELTYGGVKHTSIAALPGMKERTILLSGFSKSFAMTGWRLGYLAAPKEIYQQVYKIHQFAIMCVPTMAQEALIALLKHGFETDFDFVEEMRLEYDRKRKFIYKALLDMGLDCFEPKGAFYIFPKVSDLGMDDEKFVERLLYEKKVAVVPGSAFSETDRSHVRISYAYSMERLERAMERMDGFVKEVKKGL